A genomic window from Pecten maximus chromosome 4, xPecMax1.1, whole genome shotgun sequence includes:
- the LOC117325920 gene encoding DIS3-like exonuclease 1 isoform X2 encodes MIRNQENELDKANKYLRLKNVQGRNLLVVREVYRRETVPCQSALCLAGCQPNNNEIGLLPADVTHYLVPDCQVAREYLEVLELPQLTGNMFLQTVAHSVQHEGNRRLHNRLKNLVRDKRKASVIFHNEFQKFSFCERLPGENLSSWQSRSSYKAADWFYNHLAGQIPIVMVTQDKQVIAEYGNRQVNVFVMTLQEYLDTFWKMILPSITDLVYSITASLEARTRDKDYVGYLPSDVIEAGLKTGHYTQGFLNVNKSNASQEAFVRRRRQDRREDSESDILVHGMSSRNRAVHGDLVVVELLPRSQWRGRSNIIREGGTDTKESGEDDSGEAISVMPTGRIVAISQRAWREYVATFSQDEETGLKGGKVLVIPWDYRIPKIRISTRQVEALRDHRIVVRIDSWDSDSQYPNGHFVRALGRIGELETEVAAIIIENNIQMSTFSDAQMKELPVDTEEEPWAVGEEEVLRRRDLRNSHLVFSIDPKGCEDVDDTLSVRTLDNGNTELGVHIADVTHFVKPGTLTDQEGKSRSTTVYLADRRYDMLPGILSANLCSLISGVDRYAVSVIWELDSSYKPVHVWYGKTIIRSSYKLFYEIAQAMSDGMSTDDIVKNVPELQCQPKRDIKQKVTELRAAVCRLMEVARHLKARRVRGGALELESTEVQIQLTETKSVEDLTPKEHLEVHETIAECMIFANHWVAKKIAEAFPNSALLRHHPLPREDKFENLLTCASAKNYKVHTDSSKALAESLNRCDDPNDPVVNKLLRSLATMAMSNAAYFSTGALPRDQYFHYGLALDLYTHFTSPIRRYADIVVHRQLMAAVSKSTDTIDLPSNKDLEELSEHINHQHRASQNAQRDSQELFQYLFFKGRNPDDECCTVDAVIYQLRANGIFVLVPRYGMKGPVYLKNKEGQVAYVQARGQLEWTGGNITRTDHTMTVHTMFGIQSYILLDHITVKITLNNSWAHSSSVRLELVDNQPHLSTSADSLMKEQKAAIIKEVSEAAEEKKGHRSSVDLGENFEELKKEYGQSSTTNNMYDLFQSFKEMSLKC; translated from the exons ATGATTCGCAACCAAGAAAATGAATTGGATAAAGCAAACAAATATCTGCGTCTAAAAAATGTCCAGGGCAGGAACTTGTTGGTGGTGAGAGAAGTGTATCGTCGTGAGACAGTTCCTTGTCAGAGTGCTCTGTGTCTAGCTGGCTGTCAACCCAATAACA ATGAAATTGGTTTACTTCCTGCGGATGTGACCCATTACCTTGTTCCAGACTGCCAAGTGGCACGGGAATACTTAGAGGTATTGGAGTTACCCCAGCTGACAGGGAATA TGTTCCTACAAACCGTTGCTCATAGT GTCCAGCATGAAGGTAACAGGCGTTTACACAACCGACTGAAGAACCTTGTACGAGATAAAAGAAAAGCGTCTGTGatatttcataatgaattccAGAAGTTTTCATTCTGTGAAAGGTTGCCAGGAGAAAATTTGTCATCCTGGCAGAGTAG AAGTAGCTATAAAGCAGCCGATTGGTTCTACAATCATCTGGCAGGACAGATACCTATCGTAATGGTCACTCAGGACAAACAG GTGATAGCTGAGTATGGGAATCGCCAGGTGAATGTTTTTGTGATGACACTTCAGGAATACCTGGATACCTTCTGGAAGATGATCTTGCCCAGTATAACAGATCTAGTATATTCTATCACTGCTTCACTGGAGGCTAGAACCAGAG ATAAGGACTATGTAGGATACCTGCCGTCTGATGTTATTGAGGCAGGATTGAAGACTGGACATTACACTCAGGGTTTCCTCAACGTCAATAAAAGTAATGCATCACAGGAAGCTTTTGTCCGCCGGAGGAG GCAGGATAGACGAGAAGACAGTGAATCCGATATTCTTGTCCATGGCATGTCCAGTCGGAACCGTGCTGTCCATGGTGACTTAGTAGTGGTGGAGCTGCTGCCACGGTCGCAGTGGCGTGGTCGGTCCAATATCATAAGAGAGGGTGGTACAG ATACCAAGGAGTCTGGAGAGGATGACAGTGGAGAGGCTATATCAGTGATGCCTACAGGACGAATCGTGGCAATCTCACAGCGGGCATGGAGGGAGTATGTTGCTACATTCTCTCAAGACGAG GAAACTGGTCTGAAAGGAGGCAAGGTACTTGTGATTCCATGGGACTACCGCATCCCTAAGATACGCATCAGCACCCGCCAGGTGGAGGCACTGAGGGATCACCGCATCGTGGTGAGGATCGACTCCTGGGACTCCGACTCCCAGTATCCCAATGGCCACTTTGTTCGTGCCCTGGGAAGAATTGGGGAATTAGAAACTGAAGTAGCAGCTATAATTATAGAGAACAACATACAGATGTCAACATTCTCTGATGCTCAG ATGAAGGAGTTGCCAGTGGACACTGAGGAGGAGCCCTGGGCTGTAGGAGAAGAGGAAGTGCTTAGACGGCGAGACCTACGCAACTCTCATCTTGTATTCAGCATAGATCCTAAAGGATGTGAGGATGTGGATGACACACTTTCTGTCAG AACCTTGGATAATGGTAACACAGAGCTTGGAGTCCACATTGCAGATGTCACCCACTTTGTCAAACCTGGTACGCTGACTGACCAGGAGGGCAAAAGTCGGTCAACCACAGTCTACCTTGCTGATCGCAGATACGACATGTTACCTGGGATACTAAGTGCCAACCTGTGCTCGTTAATCAGTGGGGTAGACAG GTATGCAGTAAGTGTTATTTGGGAGCTGGATTCTTCCTACAAACCTGTGCATGTATGGTATGGAAAGACCATCATACGCTCATCATACAAATTATTCTACGAG ATAGCTCAGGCCATGTCTGATGGGATGTCAACAGATGATATTGTTAAGAATGTACCAGAACTACAGTGTCAGCCAAAGAGAGACATTAAGCAAAA AGTGACGGAGTTACGAGCTGCAGTCTGTCGACTAATGGAGGTTGCCCGACATCTCAAGGCTAGACGTGTGAGAGGTGGGGCGCTGGAGCTCGAGAGCACAGAAGTCCAGATACAACTGACAGAGACCAAGAGTGTTGAAGACCTCACTCCTAAAGAG CATCTTGAAGTCCACGAAACAATAGCTGAGTGTATGATTTTTGCGAATCATTGGGTAGCAAAGAAAATTGCAGAGGCATTTCCCAATTCAGCCTTG TTAAGACATCATCCATTACCCCGAGAGGACAAGTTTGAGAACCTGCTTACCTGTGCCAGTGCGAAGAATTACAAAGTGCATACAGATTCAAGTAAGGCACTGGCAGAGTCATTAAACAGGTGTGATGATCCTAACGATCCTGTCGTTAACAAG CTGCTGAGGTCACTGGCTACCATGGCAATGTCCAATGCTGCCTATTTCTCTACTGGGGCCTTACCGCGAGATCAGTATTTCCACTACGGCCTGGCCCTGGACCTGTATACACACTTTACATCACCAATCAGGAGATACGCTGATATTGTG GTACACCGGCAATTGATGGCCGCTGTCAGCAAATCCACTGATACTATTGATCTACCTAGCAACAAGGATTTGGAAGAGTTGTCGGAGCACATCAACCATCAACATAGG GCTTCCCAAAATGCTCAGAGGGATTCGCAGGAACTTTTCCAGTACCTTTTCTTCAAGGGACGTAACCCTGATGATGAGTGCTGCACCGTAGATGCTGTTATATATCAACTTCGAGCCAACGGCATATTTGTTTTGGTTCCGCG GTATGGTATGAAGGGTCCAGTTTACTTGAAAAACAAGGAAGGTCAGGTGGCCTATGTTCAGGCGCGTGGTCAGTTAGAGTGGACAGGGGGCAATATCACCAGGACTGACCACACCATGACAGTTCATACCATGTTTGGTATCCAGAGCTACATACTTCTGGACCACATCACA GTTAAGATAACTCTGAACAACTCCTGGGCACACTCGTCCAGTGTGAGACTTGAGTTAGTTGACAACCAACCACACCTGTCCACATCAGCTGACAGCCTGATGAAGGAACAGAAGGCAGCTATCATCAAG gaAGTTTCTGAAGCAGCAGAAGAGAAaaaaggtcataggtcaagtGTTGACCTTGGAGAAAACTTTGAGGAACTGAAGAAGGAGTATGGACAGTCTTCTACTACCAATAACATGTATGACTTGTTTCAGTCCTTTAAGGAAATGTCTCTCAAGTGTTGA
- the LOC117325920 gene encoding DIS3-like exonuclease 1 isoform X1 has translation MVTQDKQVIAEYGNRQVNVFVMTLQEYLDTFWKMILPSITDLVYSITASLEARTRDKDYVGYLPSDVIEAGLKTGHYTQGFLNVNKSNASQEAFVRRRRQDRREDSESDILVHGMSSRNRAVHGDLVVVELLPRSQWRGRSNIIREGGTDTKESGEDDSGEAISVMPTGRIVAISQRAWREYVATFSQDEETGLKGGKVLVIPWDYRIPKIRISTRQVEALRDHRIVVRIDSWDSDSQYPNGHFVRALGRIGELETEVAAIIIENNIQMSTFSDAQMKELPVDTEEEPWAVGEEEVLRRRDLRNSHLVFSIDPKGCEDVDDTLSVRTLDNGNTELGVHIADVTHFVKPGTLTDQEGKSRSTTVYLADRRYDMLPGILSANLCSLISGVDRYAVSVIWELDSSYKPVHVWYGKTIIRSSYKLFYEIAQAMSDGMSTDDIVKNVPELQCQPKRDIKQKVTELRAAVCRLMEVARHLKARRVRGGALELESTEVQIQLTETKSVEDLTPKEHLEVHETIAECMIFANHWVAKKIAEAFPNSALLRHHPLPREDKFENLLTCASAKNYKVHTDSSKALAESLNRCDDPNDPVVNKLLRSLATMAMSNAAYFSTGALPRDQYFHYGLALDLYTHFTSPIRRYADIVVHRQLMAAVSKSTDTIDLPSNKDLEELSEHINHQHRASQNAQRDSQELFQYLFFKGRNPDDECCTVDAVIYQLRANGIFVLVPRYGMKGPVYLKNKEGQVAYVQARGQLEWTGGNITRTDHTMTVHTMFGIQSYILLDHITVKITLNNSWAHSSSVRLELVDNQPHLSTSADSLMKEQKAAIIKEVSEAAEEKKGHRSSVDLGENFEELKKEYGQSSTTNNMYDLFQSFKEMSLKC, from the exons ATGGTCACTCAGGACAAACAG GTGATAGCTGAGTATGGGAATCGCCAGGTGAATGTTTTTGTGATGACACTTCAGGAATACCTGGATACCTTCTGGAAGATGATCTTGCCCAGTATAACAGATCTAGTATATTCTATCACTGCTTCACTGGAGGCTAGAACCAGAG ATAAGGACTATGTAGGATACCTGCCGTCTGATGTTATTGAGGCAGGATTGAAGACTGGACATTACACTCAGGGTTTCCTCAACGTCAATAAAAGTAATGCATCACAGGAAGCTTTTGTCCGCCGGAGGAG GCAGGATAGACGAGAAGACAGTGAATCCGATATTCTTGTCCATGGCATGTCCAGTCGGAACCGTGCTGTCCATGGTGACTTAGTAGTGGTGGAGCTGCTGCCACGGTCGCAGTGGCGTGGTCGGTCCAATATCATAAGAGAGGGTGGTACAG ATACCAAGGAGTCTGGAGAGGATGACAGTGGAGAGGCTATATCAGTGATGCCTACAGGACGAATCGTGGCAATCTCACAGCGGGCATGGAGGGAGTATGTTGCTACATTCTCTCAAGACGAG GAAACTGGTCTGAAAGGAGGCAAGGTACTTGTGATTCCATGGGACTACCGCATCCCTAAGATACGCATCAGCACCCGCCAGGTGGAGGCACTGAGGGATCACCGCATCGTGGTGAGGATCGACTCCTGGGACTCCGACTCCCAGTATCCCAATGGCCACTTTGTTCGTGCCCTGGGAAGAATTGGGGAATTAGAAACTGAAGTAGCAGCTATAATTATAGAGAACAACATACAGATGTCAACATTCTCTGATGCTCAG ATGAAGGAGTTGCCAGTGGACACTGAGGAGGAGCCCTGGGCTGTAGGAGAAGAGGAAGTGCTTAGACGGCGAGACCTACGCAACTCTCATCTTGTATTCAGCATAGATCCTAAAGGATGTGAGGATGTGGATGACACACTTTCTGTCAG AACCTTGGATAATGGTAACACAGAGCTTGGAGTCCACATTGCAGATGTCACCCACTTTGTCAAACCTGGTACGCTGACTGACCAGGAGGGCAAAAGTCGGTCAACCACAGTCTACCTTGCTGATCGCAGATACGACATGTTACCTGGGATACTAAGTGCCAACCTGTGCTCGTTAATCAGTGGGGTAGACAG GTATGCAGTAAGTGTTATTTGGGAGCTGGATTCTTCCTACAAACCTGTGCATGTATGGTATGGAAAGACCATCATACGCTCATCATACAAATTATTCTACGAG ATAGCTCAGGCCATGTCTGATGGGATGTCAACAGATGATATTGTTAAGAATGTACCAGAACTACAGTGTCAGCCAAAGAGAGACATTAAGCAAAA AGTGACGGAGTTACGAGCTGCAGTCTGTCGACTAATGGAGGTTGCCCGACATCTCAAGGCTAGACGTGTGAGAGGTGGGGCGCTGGAGCTCGAGAGCACAGAAGTCCAGATACAACTGACAGAGACCAAGAGTGTTGAAGACCTCACTCCTAAAGAG CATCTTGAAGTCCACGAAACAATAGCTGAGTGTATGATTTTTGCGAATCATTGGGTAGCAAAGAAAATTGCAGAGGCATTTCCCAATTCAGCCTTG TTAAGACATCATCCATTACCCCGAGAGGACAAGTTTGAGAACCTGCTTACCTGTGCCAGTGCGAAGAATTACAAAGTGCATACAGATTCAAGTAAGGCACTGGCAGAGTCATTAAACAGGTGTGATGATCCTAACGATCCTGTCGTTAACAAG CTGCTGAGGTCACTGGCTACCATGGCAATGTCCAATGCTGCCTATTTCTCTACTGGGGCCTTACCGCGAGATCAGTATTTCCACTACGGCCTGGCCCTGGACCTGTATACACACTTTACATCACCAATCAGGAGATACGCTGATATTGTG GTACACCGGCAATTGATGGCCGCTGTCAGCAAATCCACTGATACTATTGATCTACCTAGCAACAAGGATTTGGAAGAGTTGTCGGAGCACATCAACCATCAACATAGG GCTTCCCAAAATGCTCAGAGGGATTCGCAGGAACTTTTCCAGTACCTTTTCTTCAAGGGACGTAACCCTGATGATGAGTGCTGCACCGTAGATGCTGTTATATATCAACTTCGAGCCAACGGCATATTTGTTTTGGTTCCGCG GTATGGTATGAAGGGTCCAGTTTACTTGAAAAACAAGGAAGGTCAGGTGGCCTATGTTCAGGCGCGTGGTCAGTTAGAGTGGACAGGGGGCAATATCACCAGGACTGACCACACCATGACAGTTCATACCATGTTTGGTATCCAGAGCTACATACTTCTGGACCACATCACA GTTAAGATAACTCTGAACAACTCCTGGGCACACTCGTCCAGTGTGAGACTTGAGTTAGTTGACAACCAACCACACCTGTCCACATCAGCTGACAGCCTGATGAAGGAACAGAAGGCAGCTATCATCAAG gaAGTTTCTGAAGCAGCAGAAGAGAAaaaaggtcataggtcaagtGTTGACCTTGGAGAAAACTTTGAGGAACTGAAGAAGGAGTATGGACAGTCTTCTACTACCAATAACATGTATGACTTGTTTCAGTCCTTTAAGGAAATGTCTCTCAAGTGTTGA